From Acetonema longum DSM 6540, the proteins below share one genomic window:
- the fliO gene encoding flagellar biosynthetic protein FliO gives MSGKYRYTISVVLLFLMTAGAASAEEVKPFLQYQDLKPEGTTVLGNIFYILSVIATFALVLFIAYLTSRFVGRKFAVSAGNGENRVISTLTLGPNRGVYLVNISGRFLILGVTEHHVTLLQDITSDEMTQKYSNNEFHADDQDQFGGIFQKHLASLQQMSQGFSLRGSQHSNQSDQEKR, from the coding sequence ATGTCCGGCAAATATCGGTATACTATCAGCGTTGTCCTGTTATTCCTGATGACGGCCGGAGCAGCATCCGCGGAAGAAGTCAAGCCCTTTTTACAGTATCAGGATCTCAAGCCCGAGGGAACAACTGTGCTGGGGAATATTTTCTACATCCTTTCGGTGATTGCGACCTTCGCTTTGGTTCTGTTTATTGCTTATTTGACTTCCCGCTTTGTCGGCAGAAAATTTGCCGTCAGTGCCGGGAACGGCGAGAACAGAGTCATTTCCACACTAACCTTGGGCCCTAACCGTGGCGTATATCTAGTGAATATTTCCGGGCGATTTTTAATCCTCGGGGTGACCGAACATCACGTAACCCTGCTGCAAGATATCACTTCCGATGAAATGACGCAAAAGTATTCTAATAATGAGTTTCACGCTGATGATCAGGATCAGTTCGGCGGTATTTTCCAAAAGCATCTGGCTTCACTGCAACAGATGTCGCAGGGCTTTTCACTGCGCGGCTCTCAACATTCTAATCAGTCTGATCAAGAGAAGAGGTAG
- a CDS encoding response regulator — translation MATKVMIVDDAAFMRMMIKDILTKNGYEVVAEAENGAKAVEKYQEVRPDLTTMDITMPEMDGITAMKQIKDSDPSAKIIMCSAMGQQAMVIEAIQSGARDFIVKPFQPDRVLEAVRKVVG, via the coding sequence ATGGCCACCAAAGTGATGATCGTAGACGATGCCGCATTTATGAGGATGATGATAAAAGATATCCTGACGAAAAATGGCTACGAAGTCGTAGCTGAGGCCGAAAATGGTGCGAAAGCGGTGGAAAAGTATCAGGAAGTACGGCCGGACCTGACCACAATGGATATCACCATGCCGGAAATGGATGGTATAACAGCTATGAAACAAATTAAGGACTCTGATCCTTCCGCGAAAATCATCATGTGCAGTGCTATGGGGCAGCAGGCCATGGTTATCGAAGCAATTCAATCCGGTGCCCGGGATTTTATTGTTAAGCCGTTTCAACCGGACAGGGTGCTGGAAGCCGTACGCAAAGTAGTGGGTTAA
- the fliY gene encoding flagellar motor switch phosphatase FliY encodes MTDGFLSQDEIDALLRGEPGASSTASAATELTDVERDALGEVGNICMGSAATTLSVLLSRRVSITTPKVSITTINEIKNQYPLPYLVIEVGYTDGIIGSNLLAMRESDALVIADLMMGKDGTNPPEQLNELYMSAVTEAMNQMMGSTATSMSTVFKKKVDISPPAVNLYDFAVEPAITESISGDEAVVRVNFRMEVEDLIDSEIMQIVTMRVAREMVNGLMGSVKPDPAAMPKPQPAAPVAGASKSAPAEPERPVQSQPQAAAAMPKVQPVQNVQPVQFVPLKPAALAVSDANLGLIMDVPMQITVELGRTRKQVREILEMAPGSVVELDKLAGEPVDVLVNGKLIAKGEVVVIDENFGVRITDIVGHIDRLNNLQ; translated from the coding sequence ATGACTGACGGATTTCTTTCCCAGGACGAAATTGATGCGTTGTTGCGAGGCGAGCCAGGTGCGTCATCCACAGCTTCAGCCGCAACGGAACTAACCGATGTGGAAAGAGATGCCTTGGGGGAAGTTGGAAATATATGCATGGGAAGCGCGGCCACGACTTTGTCGGTTCTTCTCAGCAGACGCGTTTCAATTACCACACCCAAAGTGTCGATTACTACTATTAATGAAATTAAAAATCAATATCCCCTTCCCTATTTGGTGATTGAAGTCGGCTATACCGATGGTATTATCGGCAGCAATCTTCTGGCGATGCGGGAAAGTGACGCACTGGTAATTGCCGATTTAATGATGGGCAAGGATGGCACCAATCCCCCCGAGCAATTGAATGAATTATACATGAGTGCCGTGACGGAGGCCATGAACCAAATGATGGGCTCCACTGCCACCTCGATGTCTACCGTATTCAAAAAAAAGGTGGATATCTCTCCGCCTGCGGTGAATTTGTATGATTTTGCCGTAGAACCAGCTATTACCGAAAGCATAAGCGGCGATGAAGCGGTCGTCCGGGTCAATTTCCGCATGGAAGTGGAAGATCTGATTGACAGTGAAATTATGCAAATTGTCACCATGCGGGTGGCGAGAGAGATGGTGAATGGATTGATGGGTTCAGTTAAACCGGATCCTGCTGCTATGCCTAAGCCGCAACCGGCTGCGCCTGTCGCCGGCGCATCTAAATCCGCTCCGGCCGAACCGGAAAGACCTGTTCAGTCTCAGCCTCAGGCGGCTGCCGCCATGCCAAAGGTCCAGCCGGTTCAAAATGTTCAGCCGGTTCAGTTTGTACCCCTGAAACCGGCAGCTTTGGCCGTATCTGACGCTAATCTGGGTCTGATTATGGATGTACCGATGCAGATTACGGTGGAATTAGGCCGTACTCGCAAACAAGTCAGGGAGATTTTGGAGATGGCGCCTGGCTCTGTGGTGGAATTGGATAAACTGGCCGGCGAACCGGTGGATGTTTTGGTCAACGGTAAATTAATTGCCAAGGGAGAAGTAGTGGTTATTGACGAGAATTTTGGCGTCAGAATCACAGATATTGTAGGACATATTGACCGGCTCAACAATTTGCAGTAG
- the fliR gene encoding flagellar biosynthetic protein FliR, which translates to MDLYNEMQNYIGLFLLIFVRISGMVVLAPVIGSRNIPPYVKAGFSLMMTLIALPLLGGTNVIIPDHLLSYLFLVASELICGMTIGFVSSLIFAAVQMTGSLLDTQIGFGMVNVFDPQAGQQVPLIGNFQYILGLLFFLSLDGHHILLTALFDSFKIVPISTVTFHAALTEYIVTLVSGIFVVAFKITLPVLIAIIIADVALGILARTMPQMNIFVVGVPAKIIVGIFVLSTVLPYFIRFLEVGFNVMYQDVYRLLEIFRP; encoded by the coding sequence TTGGATTTATATAATGAAATGCAAAATTATATCGGCCTGTTTTTATTGATCTTTGTAAGAATCAGTGGCATGGTGGTTTTAGCACCCGTCATCGGCAGCCGAAATATTCCTCCCTATGTAAAAGCCGGCTTTTCCCTGATGATGACCTTGATTGCCTTGCCGCTTTTGGGAGGAACCAATGTTATCATTCCAGATCACCTGCTTTCCTATCTGTTTTTGGTGGCTAGTGAATTGATTTGCGGCATGACCATCGGGTTTGTTAGTTCTTTGATTTTTGCCGCCGTACAGATGACCGGAAGCCTGTTGGATACGCAAATCGGCTTTGGCATGGTCAATGTTTTTGATCCTCAGGCCGGGCAGCAGGTGCCGCTGATCGGCAACTTTCAATATATTTTAGGATTATTGTTTTTTCTGTCGTTAGACGGGCATCATATCCTGCTAACTGCTCTATTTGACAGTTTTAAAATTGTGCCTATATCCACAGTGACATTTCATGCAGCTTTAACCGAATACATCGTTACACTGGTCAGCGGTATTTTTGTCGTAGCTTTTAAAATTACCTTGCCTGTTTTGATTGCTATTATTATTGCGGATGTGGCGTTGGGAATTTTGGCCCGAACCATGCCGCAGATGAATATTTTCGTTGTAGGTGTGCCGGCCAAGATTATTGTCGGCATTTTTGTCCTATCTACTGTATTGCCTTATTTTATTCGTTTTCTGGAGGTCGGGTTCAATGTTATGTATCAAGACGTATACCGACTCCTGGAGATTTTCCGACCGTGA
- the fliQ gene encoding flagellar biosynthesis protein FliQ, whose amino-acid sequence MSGDMAIQIGRDALMMVMLVSAPMLGLGLVVGILVSIFQATTSIQEQTLVFIPKIIAIFVAILLFGPWILRMLVDYTRSLFLLLPQMVR is encoded by the coding sequence GTGTCCGGCGATATGGCAATACAAATCGGAAGAGATGCTTTGATGATGGTCATGCTGGTCTCTGCGCCAATGCTGGGATTAGGATTGGTCGTAGGTATACTCGTCAGCATATTCCAGGCTACCACATCAATCCAGGAACAAACTCTGGTGTTCATTCCCAAAATTATCGCGATTTTTGTGGCGATTTTACTGTTTGGCCCCTGGATTCTGCGCATGTTGGTGGACTATACCCGTTCTCTTTTTCTACTGCTGCCTCAAATGGTGCGCTAA
- the fliP gene encoding flagellar type III secretion system pore protein FliP (The bacterial flagellar biogenesis protein FliP forms a type III secretion system (T3SS)-type pore required for flagellar assembly.), producing MWKSLLVAFFLTFFGGILYSAAAQAAPLIPVPNLNIGVEAANTPQEIALSLQVLFTLTILSLAPSILIMMTSFTRIIIVLSFVRSAMATQQMPPNNVLIGLALFLTFFTMSPYLSQINQNALQPLLAGTIAQETAFDEAVKPLREFMFKQTRENDLALFVNLSDSPRPASRDDVPTTTLIPAFIISELKTAFQIGFLIYIPFIVIDMVVASTLMSMGMMMVPPVMISLPFKVLLFIMVDGWHLVIRSTMLSFQ from the coding sequence ATTTGGAAAAGCTTGCTTGTCGCTTTTTTCCTTACCTTTTTTGGCGGTATTTTGTATTCCGCTGCGGCGCAAGCGGCTCCCTTAATTCCCGTACCGAATCTTAACATTGGAGTAGAAGCCGCCAATACTCCGCAAGAAATTGCCTTGAGCCTGCAAGTCTTGTTTACTCTGACAATACTGTCCCTGGCGCCGTCTATTTTAATTATGATGACGTCGTTTACCCGGATTATCATTGTTCTGTCTTTTGTGCGCAGCGCCATGGCGACGCAACAGATGCCGCCCAACAATGTTTTGATCGGGTTGGCACTTTTTCTCACCTTTTTCACCATGTCGCCTTATCTGAGCCAGATCAATCAAAATGCCTTGCAGCCGCTTTTGGCCGGAACCATTGCTCAGGAAACGGCTTTTGATGAAGCGGTGAAGCCGCTGCGAGAATTTATGTTTAAGCAAACCCGTGAAAATGATCTGGCTTTGTTTGTGAATTTGTCGGATTCGCCTCGCCCCGCCTCGCGGGATGATGTTCCGACAACTACTTTGATCCCTGCCTTCATCATTAGTGAGTTGAAAACAGCGTTTCAAATCGGTTTTTTAATTTATATTCCTTTTATCGTCATTGACATGGTAGTAGCCAGTACCTTAATGTCCATGGGTATGATGATGGTGCCGCCAGTGATGATCTCGCTGCCGTTTAAGGTTTTGTTGTTTATCATGGTTGACGGGTGGCACTTGGTGATAAGATCTACTATGTTAAGTTTTCAATAA
- the flhB gene encoding flagellar biosynthesis protein FlhB, which produces MLCIKTYTDSWRFSDRESLANRLPVFDLQLFSEEKTEEPTSKRRTEAREKGQVARSVELNSAFIILTAFYVLKMIGSQVYHKLIDFMRFMFTDFSTRDFSIEAMQTLFINIATTFIEITFPLMLAILVISLTISFLQVGFTFTLQPLAWKFDKLNPINGFKRIFSSRSLVELAKSLLKIAIIGYFIYRFLIKEIAYIPRMIDADLNDSIQFLAAMAIDLAFQIGGVILILAAFDYFYQWWSHNKSLKMSKQEVKEEFKQTEGNPQIKGKIRERQRAMAMRRMMQEVPKATVVVTNPTHFAIAIRYEKDMNAPLVVAKGQDFLAERIKDLARQHGVVIVENKPLARTLYATTEVGESIPTELYQAVAEVLAYVYKLKRRLS; this is translated from the coding sequence ATGTTATGTATCAAGACGTATACCGACTCCTGGAGATTTTCCGACCGTGAATCTTTAGCCAATCGGCTGCCGGTTTTCGATTTGCAGTTATTCAGCGAAGAAAAAACCGAGGAACCTACCAGTAAACGCAGAACTGAAGCCAGAGAAAAAGGGCAGGTTGCCCGCAGTGTGGAATTGAATTCCGCTTTTATCATATTAACTGCCTTCTATGTGCTAAAGATGATTGGCTCTCAAGTGTATCATAAATTAATTGACTTCATGCGTTTTATGTTTACCGATTTCTCCACCCGTGATTTTAGCATTGAAGCCATGCAAACCTTGTTTATTAATATCGCGACAACGTTCATTGAAATCACTTTTCCTTTGATGCTGGCCATTCTGGTCATTTCCCTGACGATTAGCTTCCTGCAGGTGGGCTTTACATTCACCTTGCAGCCACTGGCCTGGAAGTTTGATAAATTGAATCCCATCAATGGCTTTAAACGGATATTTTCTTCCCGGTCTTTGGTGGAATTAGCCAAATCCCTGTTGAAAATCGCGATTATTGGTTACTTCATCTATCGGTTTTTAATCAAAGAAATTGCTTATATTCCCAGGATGATTGACGCCGATTTGAACGATTCCATTCAGTTTCTGGCTGCTATGGCAATTGACTTGGCTTTTCAGATTGGCGGCGTGATTCTTATTCTGGCAGCTTTCGACTATTTTTATCAATGGTGGTCTCATAACAAAAGCCTGAAAATGTCTAAACAGGAAGTCAAAGAGGAGTTTAAACAAACCGAGGGCAATCCGCAGATCAAAGGGAAAATTAGAGAGCGCCAGCGTGCTATGGCTATGCGCCGCATGATGCAGGAAGTACCTAAAGCCACCGTAGTGGTTACGAACCCAACCCACTTCGCTATTGCCATCCGTTATGAGAAGGATATGAATGCTCCGCTGGTAGTTGCCAAAGGCCAGGATTTTTTGGCTGAGCGTATCAAAGATCTGGCGCGTCAGCATGGAGTGGTTATCGTTGAAAATAAGCCTTTAGCCCGTACTTTAT